In Streptomyces chartreusis NRRL 3882, the following are encoded in one genomic region:
- a CDS encoding phosphatidylinositol-specific phospholipase C/glycerophosphodiester phosphodiesterase family protein produces the protein MDLTTRRRALTTLGAALAGSVALPAGRALAGERRHGPRPLWRAHAHNDYEHPRPLFDALDHRFGSVEADIYLVGDQLLVAHDPEDLDPARTLESLYLDPLAARVRANRGRVYPGYRGSLQLLVDIKTEGSSTYLELDRHLRRYRHLFTTYAHGRVLPGPVTAVISGDRAARAPMEAQTVRRAFYDGRLADLGSQARASFIPLISDNWTLNFTWQGVGAFPDAEREKLRHIVRAAHSRGQKVRFWATPDLAGPARDALWAELLAADVDYLNTDDLAGLESFLDARRAA, from the coding sequence ATGGACCTCACCACCCGTCGCAGAGCCCTCACCACCCTCGGCGCCGCCCTCGCGGGCTCGGTCGCCCTCCCGGCCGGCCGCGCTCTCGCCGGCGAACGGCGGCACGGGCCCCGACCGTTGTGGCGCGCCCACGCCCACAACGACTACGAGCACCCGCGCCCTCTGTTCGACGCCCTCGACCACCGCTTCGGCAGCGTCGAGGCCGACATCTACCTCGTCGGCGACCAGCTCCTCGTCGCCCACGACCCGGAGGACCTCGATCCGGCCCGCACGCTGGAGTCGCTCTACCTCGACCCGCTCGCCGCGCGCGTGCGGGCCAACCGCGGCCGCGTGTACCCGGGGTACCGCGGGTCACTGCAACTGCTCGTCGACATCAAGACCGAGGGCTCGTCGACGTACCTCGAACTCGACCGCCACCTCAGGCGCTACCGGCACCTGTTCACGACGTACGCCCACGGCCGGGTCCTCCCCGGGCCGGTCACCGCCGTCATCTCCGGCGACCGCGCGGCCCGCGCCCCGATGGAGGCCCAGACCGTCCGGCGCGCCTTCTACGACGGCCGGCTCGCCGACCTCGGCAGCCAGGCGCGGGCCTCCTTCATCCCGCTGATCAGCGACAACTGGACGCTCAACTTCACCTGGCAGGGAGTGGGCGCGTTCCCGGACGCCGAGCGGGAGAAGCTGCGGCACATCGTCCGGGCCGCGCACAGCCGGGGCCAGAAGGTGCGGTTCTGGGCGACCCCGGACCTGGCCGGGCCCGCCCGGGACGCGCTGTGGGCCGAGCTGCTCGCCGCGGACGTCGACTACCTCAACACCGACGACCTCGCCGGACTCGAGTCGTTCCTGGACGCCCGGCGGGCGGCGTAG